In Dehalococcoidia bacterium, a genomic segment contains:
- a CDS encoding NAD(P)/FAD-dependent oxidoreductase has translation MPGKTVVILGGGVGGLTTAKYLARWLPAEHRIVLVEQKDRHCFAPSLLWLIFGWREPEKICRPLRLLVDKRVDLVQATVEEIDLKGGAVKADGKVIGYDYLVVSLGARLAYEAAPGLFPTAYSFYELDQAVRLRDAVRTFAGGKVAIVIPSVPYKCPPAPYELALLMDYWLHKKGARTISSVAIYTPEPTPLQAAGPAAGQALLGMLQQRNIRFVPGHRWTKVDPDKRVLTFENGAQAEYDLLIAIPPHQAPAVVRAAGLTDQRGWVPVDKGTLRTQHPNVYALGDVTIIPLPTGFALPKAGVFAHAQGKIVARNLVSAIAGGQQAQFNGYGACFLETGYGKAGFVSGIFYTQEGFPNIRLRPPAWWWHWAKVLFERRWLAGNF, from the coding sequence ATGCCTGGCAAGACCGTTGTCATCTTGGGCGGAGGTGTAGGCGGTCTCACCACTGCCAAATACTTGGCCCGCTGGCTCCCTGCGGAGCATCGCATTGTGCTGGTGGAGCAGAAAGACCGCCACTGCTTTGCCCCCTCCCTTCTGTGGCTGATCTTCGGATGGCGTGAGCCCGAGAAGATTTGCCGTCCCCTGCGCCTTCTGGTGGACAAGCGTGTGGACCTGGTGCAGGCCACAGTAGAGGAGATAGACTTGAAAGGGGGGGCGGTCAAGGCTGATGGAAAAGTTATCGGCTACGATTACCTGGTGGTCAGTTTGGGAGCACGGCTGGCCTATGAGGCCGCTCCCGGCCTGTTCCCCACAGCCTACAGCTTCTATGAGCTAGACCAAGCCGTGCGGCTGCGGGACGCGGTGCGCACCTTCGCGGGGGGCAAGGTGGCGATCGTCATCCCGTCCGTCCCCTACAAGTGCCCCCCTGCGCCCTATGAACTGGCCCTGCTGATGGACTATTGGCTGCACAAGAAGGGAGCGCGCACCATCTCGTCGGTGGCCATTTACACCCCGGAGCCCACGCCTTTACAGGCGGCGGGGCCGGCGGCGGGGCAGGCCTTGCTGGGCATGCTCCAGCAGAGGAATATTCGCTTCGTCCCAGGCCACCGCTGGACGAAAGTGGACCCCGACAAGCGGGTGCTCACCTTTGAAAACGGTGCCCAGGCCGAATACGACCTGCTTATCGCTATCCCGCCCCATCAGGCGCCGGCGGTGGTGCGCGCCGCCGGCCTCACCGATCAGAGGGGCTGGGTGCCCGTCGACAAAGGCACTCTCCGCACTCAGCATCCGAATGTCTATGCGCTGGGCGATGTGACCATCATACCTCTTCCCACGGGCTTTGCCCTTCCCAAGGCGGGGGTGTTCGCCCACGCCCAGGGGAAAATCGTCGCCCGGAACCTGGTGTCCGCCATCGCGGGAGGCCAACAGGCCCAGTTCAACGGCTACGGGGCCTGCTTTTTGGAGACGGGCTATGGCAAGGCGGGCTTCGTGTCGGGCATCTTCTACACTCAAGAGGGTTTCCCCAACATCCGCCTCCGTCCCCCCGCTTGGTGGTGGCACTGGGCCAAGGTGCTTTTTGAACGGCGGTGGCTGGCGGGGAACTTCTAG